A segment of the Thermodesulfovibrionales bacterium genome:
GTCGTGAGATGTGTCGTGATTCTCCTGACCTTTCTCTTCCTCACCGCCGAAGTCCCTTCGCCGTGGGGGATGGACGAACTCATCGGCAAGCAGGCGCCCGACTTCACCCTAAAGGACATCACCGGCAGGAGCCTTTCGCTCTCCTCCCTGAAGGGAAAGGCCGTTTTGGTCAACTTCTGGGCAACATGGTGTCCGCCGTGCCGCGATGAGATGCCTTCCCTCAACAGGCTCTTCAAGGCCTACAAGGACCAGGGACTCATCGTCCTTGCGGTTTCGACGGACAGGAGCGAGTCGACTGTGAAAGATTTCTTATCGCGGTATCCCGCGGATTTTCAGGTCTTCATGGATGCCGACATGCAGACGTCACGGCGCTACAGGGTCTTCTCGATGCCGACGGCCTTTCTCCTTGACAGAAACGGCGTAATCATCAAGAGGTATTTGGGGGAAGAGGACTGGGACTCG
Coding sequences within it:
- a CDS encoding TlpA disulfide reductase family protein; the encoded protein is MRTVVRCVVILLTFLFLTAEVPSPWGMDELIGKQAPDFTLKDITGRSLSLSSLKGKAVLVNFWATWCPPCRDEMPSLNRLFKAYKDQGLIVLAVSTDRSESTVKDFLSRYPADFQVFMDADMQTSRRYRVFSMPTAFLLDRNGVIIKRYLGEEDWDSAEIRSEIGKALKAK